The Limnochordia bacterium sequence TCTCCGAGCCACTGGACTCCTCACCTTAGCAGTCAACACCAATCCAGAAAGCATGTTTAGTAAAACCGGTCTCCCTTTTTGACTTAATTATTACTTCGACATCTCCAGGGCAGTCTCCTTCTGGGTTTCTGACAGGATCTGCCCCAAGACTAGACTGAGTCATTTAAGCGAAACTTGCCTACATTATAGTGATAACATACATGCTCATCTATTCACATATCATAGTAGAGTCAAGCCTCTTTCTGACCGGAAACATACCCGTCGTCTGCTTATTTTCACCCTAATGGCAGGAGAACGGTCAACAGATGCCGAAGTTACGTTTTAGTAAAACTATTACCTTGGTCCTGTTGTTGAGCTATACACCATGGGTTCCGAGGCTCTCACACTGTATACTCGGGTAATCATATCAACCTAAGTGAGTGAGCGAACTAGTATGGGCATAATATGTGAAGCGTCTAGGCTAATCAATGATTAAGCAAAGGAGAGACATCACCCATGAGCAGAAGCAAAATGCTACACCTAGTCCTATCACTACTATTGTGTACCTGTTTTACCCACGTTGTGCAAGCTGCGCCACTTGATATGTTGGCATCGTAGGGACGAGTGTTGAACAGCTAGAACCAATTTTGAAAGAATGGGCGGCGGAAAATGATATTGAAATCGGGGTTGTGGAGTATGTCGGTTGGAACTCGGAAAAGGTAATTAATAGGGCGATCGCTGGAATACCATATGATGTTGTATGCGCCGTGATTGAAGAAGCTGATGTGTTGCGCAATCAAGGACTTTTGCTTCCCCTTGATGATCTAATCGCAGCTGAACCCAAATTCGCCGCGGATCTATATGACGATATTCATCCTTCCCTGCTGGCCATGTTCGATTTCGATGGAAAGCAGTACTACATGCCTTGCGAATGGAATCTATGTACCTACGGCCATGCTTGAACAGGCCGCCCTAAACTTCCCGGATTCCGACAAGGGAAATGGCCCAGTTCCGCAGCTACGCAAGGGAACTCAGCCGTGATATCGATGGAGATGCCATCAACGATCAGTACGGATATCGTGCCTGTGGATGGAACCCCTGGCAAATAGGTCCCTGGATCCATAGTTTCGGTGGTGAAATGCTTGATGAAACCTGGTCCGAGTCTCGGATGAACATGCCTGAAACCATAGAAGCACTGGAGTTTATCCAGGGGCGGTTTGAGGAGGAGAGTATACCTCCGATTAGCATCCAATGGGACTATCTTCCGGAACACAACAAGTGTGCCATGTGGTTGGCAGGCGTTGGCCGCTGGAGATTTACAGAAACCTCAATTGGTCCGACTACGATGTTCAACACATTCCTACATACAGGCAACGAGCTACTATGTTGGGCGGGGCCGGGTACGGTATCGCGGCGAATACAAAGGATAAGGAAGCAGCCTGGAAAGCACTGAAGTTTCTTACAGGCAGAGCGATGCAAATGCTTTTTCTGTGCGCAGTTCCGCTGGTTTCCATGAGCTAGATCCCAATATACCTCCGCGGAATGCTGCCGCATTTATCGAGGCACTGGACTATGCTATAACCGTGCCTTCACCTGTGCAGTATCCCAAAATAGACGGTGTTCTTTGAGATTACCTGGGGATCATCTGGCGCAGTGAAGATTCGGCACGCAACGTAGCACTACAAATGCATGATCTGATTAACTCTATCCTAAGTGGCAACTAACTGTGGTAATCAGTTTAATGTCCTTTGGTGCTCTCTGTCTTCCATGGGGAGCATCTAGACTACGAACCAATATATATTCCCTACATGGTAAATCCAAGTGTAATCCGAGACTACAGACCGAGGAAGGAGAAAGGCAAAATGGCTGTTAAACAGATTCTTGCGGCTGCCCGGACAGGGGCACTACTGAGTAAAGACGATACTATATCCATTTTGCAGGTAGGACACAATTCCAGCGACTTCTATGATTTGATCTCCTTAGCCAATGAGCTGACCCGTTGTGAGTTTGAGAATAGGGCCTATGTTTTTGCGCAAATCGGGCTAAACGCTGAACCCTGTTCCGTAAACTGCAGGTTCTGCTCCATGGGTAAAGATCATTATGCCATGGAAAGCACATGGAGAAAGGATACCACTACCTTATTATCTGAAGCAAAAGCCCTAATTGATCAGGGAATTGACGACCTGTTTCTAATGACAACGGCAGATTACCCAGTAGGTAGACTGATCGGCATAGCAGAGCAAGTCAGGGAGATCCTGCCTAATTCCCTACGGCTTGTTGCCAACATCGGAGACTTTGACTACTTTACTGCGGTGCAACTGAAAGAGGCCGGATTTACCGGAGCCTATCACATACATCGTTTGCGAGAAGGGATTGATACTCAAGCCCAACCAGCAGCTAGGATTAGGACTTTGGAAGCGATCAAAGCAGCAGGGTTAGAGCTGTATTATTGTGTAGAGCCAATTGGTCCTGAACACAGCTATGCGGAAATCGCCGACGAAATACTAAGAGCAAGGGACTATAACGTGGGAGTCATGGCGGTTATGCGCAGAATACCGGTAAGTGGAACTTCCTTGTATGGCAGAGGCCAGATCTCTGCGGTTGAATTGTGTAAGATTGCAGCAGTGGCAAGAATAGTCACAAGACCCCACCGAGCCATGAATGCTCATGAGACTACTCCCATGAGCTTAATCTGTGGCGTAAACCAACTATATGCGGAGATTGGGGCTAACCCGAGAGACGAACAGTCCAATACAGAACAGAATCGGGGTTTGACGGTTAGAGACGTCCGGCAACTGCTAATTGATGCAGAGTATGAGTTGTAATGCAAGTCAAAAGTTCCAAGGTGCATCGGGACCTACATCAAAGGACAAGCTTCCCAATTCTCCGTTTAGAGTTGTGAGGCGATTAATCAATCCCTAGTAAGAGGACCCCCCACAGTAACCTAGCACTCAATCCGGACCGTTGATTCACTAAAGTAAAACATCTAGTTTTACTAACTTAGTCTTCGGAGCACATCCTTTTCCCGAGGCTACCTAGTTCTCGAGATTGCGTTTACGACATTGTATATGAGCATTCATATATACCCTTTGTCAGTGACAACTCAACCCACTGATAGCATTTTAACTACAATAAAAAGAAAGCAGCAAGCAGGATTATACTTAATAACCGCCGAAATAACTATTTAGTTAATCTCTTACTAAAACCCGGAGGGGGAGAGGTCACCCATGAGTAAATCCAAACTACTGTACTTGGTCTTATTACTGTCGTTTTGCACCTGCTTGACCTTTGTGGTCCACGGTGCACCACTTGATGTAGGCATTATCGGAATCAGTGTTGAGAACTTGGAACCGACTTTGAGGCAATGGGCAGCAGAAAACAACATTGAGATCGGAGTCATAGAAAACATTGGTTGGAACTCGGGGAAAGTAATTAACAGGGCATTGGCCGGAATACCCTACGATGTGGTATGTGCTGTAATCGAGGAGGCTAAAGTGCTAGTCAACCATGGGCTGTTACTGCCTCTAAATGACCTTATTGCGGCTGAACCTGAATTCGCCGAAGACCTATATGAAGATATTCATCCATCCGTAATGGCGATGTTTAACTTCAAAGGAAATCAATTCTACATCCCCTCCGAATGGAATCTATGCATCATGTACTACAATACTGCAATGTTTGAGCAAGCCGCCATTGATTATCCCGATTCGGACTGGGAGATAGCACAGTTTCAAAGCTGCGCACGGAAACTCAGCTGTGACATAGACGGAGATGGCACCAACGATGAATACGGGTACGGTGCCTTTGGATGGAACCCTTGGGAAATCGGGCCTTGGATTAACACTTTTGGTGGGGCGATACTTGATGAAACCTGGACCGCATCCCGCATGAGCAGGCCGGAGACCATAAACGCGCTTGAGTTTATTCAAGGAATGCTCGAGGAAGGAAGCATGCCTCCGATTAGCATCCAGTGGGACTACCTTCCAGAACACAACAAATGTGCCATGTGGTTAGCAGGCCATGGACCCATGGGGATTTACAGAAACCTCAATTGGACCGACTACGATATTCAACATATGCCCGCATGCAACAAAAACCGCGGCACTGCCTTGGGAGGCGCAGGATACGGAATATCCGTTAACACAAAGGATAGAGAAGCAGCCTGGAAGGTACTGAAGTTTCTTACGGGTAAGGCGATACGGGATGAGATGCAAGCGCAAAACATGGATATAGGGGCCTTTCCCCCACGCAAGTCCGTTGGCTTCTATGAGCTAGCTCCCAATATACCTCCTAAAAACGCCATCGCATTCTACGAGGCATTGGACTACGCCACGACCGTGCCTTCACCTGTACAATACCCGGAAGTAGATGGTGTGGTTCGAGAGTATCTTGGTATTATCTGGCGAGGTGAAGACTCAGTAAGTAACGTGGCACTACAAATGCATGATTTGATTAACTCCATTTTGAGTGGCAACTAACTACTTTGATTAATCTTGTTGCTTATGGTGCTCCCTATCCTCTTTAGGGAGCACTTTTTCGGCACACCCCTTGCGTTTTCTCATCGTTAAGAAGGAATGTTTGATTATAAGCAGAACTAATACTAAATGTTAACTTAAGATACCTTAGTTGGAGTGGAGTCACGTGCGAAGA is a genomic window containing:
- a CDS encoding extracellular solute-binding protein, which encodes MKEWAAENDIEIGVVEYVGWNSEKVINRAIAGIPYDVVCAVIEEADVLRNQGLLLPLDDLIAAEPKFAADLYDDIHPSLLAMFDFDGKQYYMPCEWNLCTYGHA
- a CDS encoding radical SAM protein, encoding MAVKQILAAARTGALLSKDDTISILQVGHNSSDFYDLISLANELTRCEFENRAYVFAQIGLNAEPCSVNCRFCSMGKDHYAMESTWRKDTTTLLSEAKALIDQGIDDLFLMTTADYPVGRLIGIAEQVREILPNSLRLVANIGDFDYFTAVQLKEAGFTGAYHIHRLREGIDTQAQPAARIRTLEAIKAAGLELYYCVEPIGPEHSYAEIADEILRARDYNVGVMAVMRRIPVSGTSLYGRGQISAVELCKIAAVARIVTRPHRAMNAHETTPMSLICGVNQLYAEIGANPRDEQSNTEQNRGLTVRDVRQLLIDAEYEL
- a CDS encoding extracellular solute-binding protein encodes the protein MSKSKLLYLVLLLSFCTCLTFVVHGAPLDVGIIGISVENLEPTLRQWAAENNIEIGVIENIGWNSGKVINRALAGIPYDVVCAVIEEAKVLVNHGLLLPLNDLIAAEPEFAEDLYEDIHPSVMAMFNFKGNQFYIPSEWNLCIMYYNTAMFEQAAIDYPDSDWEIAQFQSCARKLSCDIDGDGTNDEYGYGAFGWNPWEIGPWINTFGGAILDETWTASRMSRPETINALEFIQGMLEEGSMPPISIQWDYLPEHNKCAMWLAGHGPMGIYRNLNWTDYDIQHMPACNKNRGTALGGAGYGISVNTKDREAAWKVLKFLTGKAIRDEMQAQNMDIGAFPPRKSVGFYELAPNIPPKNAIAFYEALDYATTVPSPVQYPEVDGVVREYLGIIWRGEDSVSNVALQMHDLINSILSGN